The Aquidulcibacter paucihalophilus genomic interval TCGATGTCTTCGTCCGTCTGCTGACCGATCGCGGCGCCCGTTTCGATGACGTGGCCGAAGGCTATGAGGGGGCGCTGTATCTGGAGATCTCGCCCCAGACCTTCCCCATCCTGGTTCGTCCGGGCACCCGGCTGAACCAGCTGCGGCTCAAGGCCGGCGCACCGCCCAAACTGGAAACCCGCAGCGTCGGGGTGGAACTGCAGGGGGGCGAGGGCTCAATCGTCGGCTTCCGCGGCCGCCGCCACGCCGGCGTCGTCGACCTCGACAACATCGACGGCCACGACCCGCGCGACTTCTGGGAGCCCCTGACCCTGCGCCGCGGCGAACTGCTGCTCGATCCGGGCGAGTTCTACATCCTGGCCTCCAGCGACGACGTCGAAATCCCGGTCGACCAGGCCGCCGAGATGACCCCGATCGATCCGTCTGTCGGCGAGTTCCGCGTCCACTACGCCGGCTTCTTCGATCCCGGCTTCGGCACCGACGAGGCCCACGGGGCCGGCTCCAAGGGCGTGCTCGAGGTCCGCACCCACGACACCCCCTTCCTGCTGGAGCACGGCCAGATCGTCGCCCGGCTGGTCTATGAACCCCTCACCGAACGCCCCACCCGCCTCTACGGCGAGGGCGGCAGCCACTACCAGCGGCAGGGGCTGAAGCTGAGCAAACACTTCAGGCCGTGGTGAGCTGAGGGTCCGATGACGGCAACAGCCGCCCAGTATCTGTCCATCGTCGTGGGGCTATGGCTGATCGGCGTCAGCGCTTTCATGTTGGTCGCTCCACGCCGGGCGCTAAAGGCACTCGGGGCGATGGGTGGAAGCCCGACGATTCACTTCGGCGAAATGTTACTGCGCATCGCGGCTGGAAG includes:
- a CDS encoding 2'-deoxycytidine 5'-triphosphate deaminase, coding for MQSIEFPTPGILPCQSIEALIAGGAIASDTPFDTDQVQPASLDLRLSDQAWRVRASFLPGRRTVEERIADVSMHRIDLSGGVVLERGCVYIVRLQERLSLPKGLIARANPKSSTGRVDVFVRLLTDRGARFDDVAEGYEGALYLEISPQTFPILVRPGTRLNQLRLKAGAPPKLETRSVGVELQGGEGSIVGFRGRRHAGVVDLDNIDGHDPRDFWEPLTLRRGELLLDPGEFYILASSDDVEIPVDQAAEMTPIDPSVGEFRVHYAGFFDPGFGTDEAHGAGSKGVLEVRTHDTPFLLEHGQIVARLVYEPLTERPTRLYGEGGSHYQRQGLKLSKHFRPW